ACAGCTAAATGAAAcgtaaaaaatacacaaaaaatttATGTGTCTAGTttagcttaaattttgttttgaatatccgggtaaacccggataaaaccgggcaaccaAGTTTAGCTAGACTAAGGTTggcagattgtccggttttatccgggtttacccggatgtttaataaaaaaatgggaaaagtccggttcggcccggttgcccggatttcattgaaaaagcccggattaaTTCACATTATTTTACAAGTCAATCAAAAAAACCAATTgtgttgttaaaaatttttatttatgcgtccaacacgaaatttttttagcaagttttataaaaaaaaacatggaaggttttttgaaagcctaaaattaatttaaaaatctgctattgagtttttaaatttgcccggataatgCCTGGATTTCtgattgtcaattttgaaaacaaatgtccggattttgccaggcttCCAGATGAAATAGCCCAGATTGTTCCggctcggatacgtgctgaaaaattcaggcaaccttagtatagACGTATCGAAAACACAAAAAGACATGCAAAGTCCACAAAAAAACTCAAAGGCTATCATAAGACTCTTAAcagttctaaaataaaaaaaatacaaaaataaaaaaaatctaaatatacaaaaagctgaaaaatacaaaaaagaagaatttgaagaatacaaaaaagcaatttaaaaaaaggtaaacacaaaaaaaaaagaaaacataaaaggcttcaaagataaaaaaaattagataaaaatataaaaaaagagaaataaaataaataggcaacaaaaaaaaaagaatggagAATCACTGAAACTTGTTGAAGTTAtagaaaagactaaaaatgaataaaacttaaaaactaaagacaattaaaaataagctctatctaaataaatttcaacatcTATTGCAACATTCCAAAATAAGTTCAAAACTTTAAACCGAAAAAAACTAGTTGAATTGAACCCTGCACAATTTGTTGAAACTTCTTTTAAACTAAACTATTTAATGCTTTTTGTCTTGAATGAAAATGTTCTAAAAGAGTAAATGCACTTTTAAAATGTGTTCCAGTGTTGCCAGACGCTATTacagtaatttaaaataaatatgtgaaaaaatacTTATTCCACGGTAATTACTAGATTTTGAACAGAAACACGTACAATTTGAATGGAAAACtttaacgagcctatagtaaacaaagagacgaaatgtcacgattggaattttcgattttctgtcagtgtcattccaatcgaccaaaaccaagcagtcttaaaggcagccctacagcagggttgcaagcttattatttcaaaagggacCAGACTGCGCCTCTTTGTATGTAGTCTCTTtagaaaacttagaaaaaaaaattgaggagagacacctaaattaaaaaaataggtcaGAAAAATCTTCGTGGTGccacttaaaaaaataacagaatgaTTAAACAGACAATTAAAGTAGGTAAGAAAGCTTGTAGGATGTTTTAGATTATCTCTCAGTGAACATTTGGTTTTCGCTTTCCCTCCAATTCGATTGGTATCCTTATAGTCCATCAtttatttagttttagtttCAATTGGGTATTGGGTTCATTTTGTAGAATACATTCGATGGGAATTCCCCGTTTGAATGCATTTGTTCGCATTTTAGATTTAGTTGCGCGcttgaatttgcttaaaatttaacgacatttttttcttattctcttttcttatttctttgttttcaaaatttctttctaatgcattaattttatttaaccgTACGCTGTTGaccacacacaaatacacacaaacCAAAATTTGTTACCAAATACTGCTACTGCCGATTTGTGCTAAAAACCTTAGTCAATCCAACCCAACTGGcagataaaatatttatttcttgtGTAGAACCTTTCCCACAAACGGTAGTATGGCCAACATATCCCCAAACTGCTGCGGCGATACAGCCACCTCATCTGCTATTGCCGCAGATTGCTCAAACGCAACAACTACAGCCGCCTCCGCTGGCACCGCTCCAGATGCTCGGCACAGACTATCTGACCACAGCTAGCAGTACCACGCTACATCAGgtaagaaaagacaaaaaaaaatccttcgaaCTTACCTTAGTAACACCCAAACTCTTCAATCGACAGCAGCAACATACTCAAACACACCACAGTACGAGATATTTGGCACTGGCGTCCGACAACAGTAAACGTACGAACGTGACGACCATCAACAAGCAATCGGTTAGCACAGGACCGGCAAACTGTCAACCAACTATCCCGATGCCCATCCCGTCCCATACGTTCATAAAGATTGAAGACTGTAGCGGTACATCTAGTTCGACCTGCAATAACTCAACGCAGATCTTCCACGAACAGGAGAAAACCATCCAAACGGCAACTATTGCCACATCCCCGGATATTCCGGCACAGCTTCTGTTCCAGCAGGGTAACCTTATCCAGATAGCTCCGTCTGCAAAAGCCACCCTTCTTGAACAACCTGCAATGCTCCCTGCACTGGCAACGGCTGCTGCAAACCCTATGACTCCTCCCCCGTCCACCGTCTCGGCTTCGATCGCTCCTAGTCCCCTTCAACAGGAAATTCCAAACGCGACATGTCTCACTCCTCCGCCAGATCAATCGATCCAGATTAACAACAGCGAGGAATCAGTTGAAGCATCTGCAAACTGTGCAGCACCCGAAGTCCAAGATGCCAACATCCAAACCGATACGCCGGTGATGAGCGAAGACGATAACACCGTCGGAACGGACGAGTTGCCTCACCATCATGACGCTTCGACTTCGACCGCTGCAATCAACACCGCGGACGAACCTCGGTTTCCCGAGAATTTCACACAAACTTGTCAGCCACAAGTTCAGATTTCTCCATTCCCAGCTGCGCCCATGTCCCAAGAAATGATGTGCCATAGTATGATCAACAGCAGTGTCGATTCTGCGATCGAACGAGACATGTCGGCGAATTCGTCAGCAATCACGACGAATTTAAACATCAGTACAATCAGCACCAGTACAAATTGTGATCATGTTGAGATGGATCAAGAAGAACATGTTGCAGCGCCACCACCTGTTAGTCTGCCACCAGCCGTAGAAGCTCCTCTGGCCTTGACCGTTAACCCTAACTGTAATCTACGGATACCGAAACTGGAGATGCTATCACCGGTTGAAAACCCGATACCAAGTGGCGAATCCGACGACAATACTCACACAACGTCCGAACAGGAAAACCCCGTCGATCTCAGTGGACTGGAGCTTCTTTCACGAAGTATAGAAGTTTTCCAAAAGAAAGCCTCCATGATCAAGAAGGAACCCATTTCGCCACAACTCCCACCGGAGCCGGTCCAACTCTTGCCACTTCCTCCGCTAGTTCCTTGCGAAACGGTGGTGCGAAGACCAAGTATCCACGAAAGTGAACAGCTTCCCCAACAGCAACAACCCGAAGAACTTCCGCTTATACCGCCAAACGTACCTTCGCCAGTACCGGAAACGTTCATCAACAGCGATGAACCGATGGTCGGCTTGAATCTACTCTGCGCATTGGCCGAGCAGCGATTCCAGGAGGAAGGTATGTTTAAGAAAGACTCCCCGGCAACCAACTGTACCCTGGTGTCAACATCTCCCACAGACGAAAAAGTAGAAACCGCCGATTCATCTCCACCGCAGCTTTCGAATGCTAGTCCCGAGATGCACTCTCGCAAACGTAAACACAAACATTCCAAAGATTCGAGAAAGTCTGGCAAGCGATCCCGACACGATAAGGAAGAGCGTCGGAGGCGAAAGCATAGCTCCGATGCAAACGACGATGAAATAGAGGGAGAATTGAAGGACAGTTTCTCACGGATACGTGCCAAACTTGAGGACTGCAACTGCAAAGATCGTCATGAGAAAGACCATCGATGCTGTCGAACGAATTGGCCATCGGCCAATGAATTGTTTAATGTTATGGAGTCGGACATGAGGGAGCGATTGGTCAATATCACCAGGCAGTGCGAGGAGAAAAAGCGGGAACTAGAACAGATGAGCGTTGTAACGTCGGTGGCCAAAGTGAAACCGCTTACTGCCATGGTTCGCATCCCGGACATTGGCAAGTCTTACTTTGGAAATTTCGGCAGCTCAAGTAGTTTGTTGAACGGAGCTAGCTCAAGCGTATTCTCAAGCCAACCGCCAACCTTGACGGCATCCAAGTTGAGTCAAATTCCGGCGTTGTCGCCGAATTTTTCGTCTTCATCGAACTCAACGACCTTTGTCGAACTACCGAAGCTTAGCTCCGATACCGACTCTAGCAAACAGGAAGACGCTGATTCGAGCTCGATTGAACGATTATCGTTCTCGAAGCGCAAGGGAGGAATTCCTAAGAAGCACGATGAACTTGCTTTGACAGAAACAATTGTTGCGAAGAAACCGAAAAGCCTTGTAGGCTATATTTTGGCTTCCAAAAATAAAGTGAGTGAAAGTAGCGTTAAAGAAACAGTTCAACAAAAGTCACAGTCACATCATATCTACCAGCAGCAAACACTCGGTGCTTCCTCCAGTAGTAAGTCACATAAAACTTCAAAGACCAAGACATCGCCAATCCATTCGTCCAAGTTCGAAAGTTCGACCAGCGACGAAACAAGCGATAGCTCTACAAAACCACATATCAAAATAAAGTCGTCTGCCTTCATAGTGGAAGACGAGAGCAGCAAGCCAAGTGATGCTGCCTTCTCTATCTTCGGTGGAAAACCATCCATTTTGGACAAAATCAAGACGTCTCCCAATGCACTAGCTTCGGCACTTAAGCTGTCACCTTCGCAAACGGCGCTGACCGCCGAATCAAAGCATCACCATTCAACGAAACACAAGAAATCCCGAAGCAAGGAACGCAAACGGCGTAACTCGGAAAAGAAGAAAATCGACCAAAGGTGTACCCTCAGTAACGAGCATTTGAACACAGACAAGACCCGAGTGTTGACAGCCATGGGTGGTCTATTCTACGCTGGATGCTTGAGTGCAGTTCAGCCCCCGGATATCTACGCCGTAACTCTAGACGGAGAGCGTGGAAACCGACCCCACATCATGTCTCGGGAAGAGGTTCTTCGAGATGCTGTAAGTCTTCAATGCGCTTAAAACTCATCGTTCACAAgattaaatcattgtttcctCCAACAGATCCTCGAGGTTGCTCCGAAAACGGTAGACGAAATCGTCCCCGGAACGCGACTCTGCGCCTATTGGAGTCAACAGTATCGGTGTCTCTACCCGGGAATAGCCGCCGAGCCAACATCACCGGATCCCGAGAAACGATACGTCAACGTTGAGTTCGACGACGGCGATAACGGTAAAATCGTACTGGAGGACATCCGTTTCCTCATGAGCGATTACCCCATAGTAGGTAAGACCAGAGGTTCATTTTTCAAGCGTTACATTTCAACTCTAACTTTTCGGTCGGCCATAACGTCAAAGTATAGCCCGTAAGACTAACCACATTTTTAGTTTAGACTAAGTTTTATATCCCAGGACCTTCTCGGTCTGATGTAAGcgaattgtttttctttctttctataATTGCCACCCCGACCGACCGATGTTTAACTTCAACTAATCGACGCTAAACTTCAGAATACGATCCAAATCCTCTTCTATCGCTAGGCAAAAGAAAGCGACAGCCGAGCGTTTCCGAAATGGGAACAACCAGCACGACGACGTCAACAACGGTTGGAATGGCTACGGCACCGGTCGCAACCACCAGTAAAACCATCATAACGAATAGCTTCGCCATGGTTAGCGAAAGGGTCGTCGACAAGCGAGTCCACGATGAGGCGTATCGGGAGGAGCGTCGAAGACTGAAAAAAATACGCAAGGAAAAGCTGCGCCGACTGGCAGCTAACAGTAGCGAATTGACGGCGCACAAGCACAAGAAGAAATCCAAATGCTACGACGAATACTGCAAACACCGCAAGCATAAGAAGCGAAGAAAGCACAAGAAGCATCATCGGGAGCACGATGTGCCCTCGTCTCCGGATGCGGCAGCTGCCGGGTCGATGGATGATGAAATTTCCCAAGGAGACAGCGCCTCGCAAACGGCGGAACCCTTCAGTCCTGTTTCGATCGATGCGTTGTCTCTGACCGAGGAAAAGTGTACTGAGAAGGAAATTTTCAATCCCAGCTTGAAGGAAGACACCATGACCGAAGAAGAGGCCAGTTCGTCCGTCACCGACAGTTCGGGATCATATTACGTAAGTTCATTTTACACCTTTTAAAGTTTCAACTCCAAATAACATCACGCTGTTCCACTTTCAGCAACCGAAGAAATCGTCCGAGAAGAGTGAAAAGAGGCAATCGACGGAGAACAACAGTAAAATCGCGGCATTCCTACCGGCTCGGCAGCTGTGGGCGTGGTGTGGAAAAGGCTACCGGAGGTCCACCGGTCGGGTTAAGAAGCAGTTCTACAAATCGATTCAACGCGGCAAGGAAACCATTTCGGTAAATAACGTTCGATTTTTGTTCTGTAAATGTAGTTGTTATTTATAGGTTCGAGGAGTTACGGTACGATAGTTACCCCGGATTGTTTATCGGAGAATTCCAAAATAGCGGAATTCCCCgtgcaaaaattaatcacttTCAAACGTCCGTTTACCTTCGTTGTTCTTGACTACCTTGGTCCAGTTGAAGTCGTCGTTGGTCGCCGTAGAGAAAAAAGCCTGATTGTGGTGTTCACGTGCATAGTTGTTAGGGCAGTGTATTTGCATGGATAGTGGTGATCCGTTTCAACAGCCACCGAGGCGAGAATACTTCTCGGACTACGGGACAAACTTGCAAGGAACGAATAAGGAGATAATCCAACAAGTACGGGAAATTGATAATGTTTGCACCGATGAATTTACGACTGCTAAAACGGGTAGGCACTTCATTCCACCTGGAACATCCCACATGAAAGAGCCATGGGAGAAGATGATGCGCTCGGTGAAGCAGGTCATGACAGCCTTAGACGGCGGACGTcgattgtttatttgtttattcaatcaacagaccaagtataggtccaaatgacgacttaaagttaaagttacacTAAATTTACATCTACTTAGCGACTTTTCTccggaaaacatccctcgaatCGTCAAAGTCGAAGAGCTCGGAACAGCTGTTGAACGTTTTCATTACACCGATGAATGCACTATTGGCTCCatagttgttcaatcgaatgagaacatacagttgaaggtcctggtttctcagtccatggggtcacactaagaggaatagcttccagtagCGTAGGACAATCGATACGCGATGTCAGTAGATCGGCGACGAAAAACGCTCGTGTTGCATTTCTTCGGGCTTGAAGAGCATCCATGTCTATGAGACGACATCgatgttcgtagcttggcaTGTGGAAAGGGTCATGCCAGTTAAGGTGTCTGAGGGCATAACGCAAAAAGCGCCTCTGGATAGCCTCGAGGCGCTCgttaccgttctggtagtagggacaccagacagctgatgcgtattcGAGGTCGAGTGTCGTCCTGACCGTTTATGGCATAGAACAGtttaagatcatcagcataacGAAGTTTCGGGCCGTCGAGGAGTTTGAGCACATCtttaaaatagattaagaaTATAATCGGTCCGAAGTGACTACCTTGAGGCACACCTAAGGAGATAGAGAACTGGCTGGGGAGGGTGTCTTTAgtgcgaactgtcaatttacgtcaaGTTAAGTAACGACGGAACCAGTCAAGTAAAGGTccgcagaatcctaagcgtccaAGCCTGCCAATGGCGATATCATGGTTCACGTTACCAAACGCTGCTGACAAATCGGtataaatggcgtcagtttgagacttagcagcaaaactttcgtgtACATAGGAGGTGAAGGTCAACAGGTTAGTTGTCGTGGAGCGTTTTGGCATAAAACCGTGctgatcaattaaaaaattttgcttacagaaaatcggatccatgaCGACTAACTCGAATAATATGGAAATTGCACATGAAGCAGAACTTCCTCTATAGTTGTTGATATCTCTCCGATCCTCATTTTTATGGacatgtaagcttccttccacagtgaagGGTTAGTCGCTCTGTCAAGAGAAGCTTTAAAGATGAGTCTCACAGGAGTCAGTAAAACAGGCAGTAGAGAGGGAGTTTTTGAGCTTTACCGCTGATTTTGATATGACCGCATCCTCTATTACAATCGTGCTCATGCAGAAGCCGAGTGGCGAAATATTCCTCACAGTACTTTCCACATGTTCTGGGGATGTTGAAGCAGTAGCAGAGGTATACTCgagaatttttgagcaaagaGACCACAGATTCCGTACTCAGAGTGTTgccatccagaaacatttgagttagaataccaggttcattccgctgacttttaattattattataattgaattcatcaaacataaatgtttaaatgaatagGTTTAGTTACAATAAAATCAGTAAAACAATTTGGACTGACGAATTCGACGAATAAATCGGCTGGATGATTCTTCGAACTGATGCAGGTGCTCAGCATCCTGAAACATACGCATCATTGCACTGAGTGGTTCATTGTAGCCATACGATGTTCGGTGGATTTGATGTGACAGCAACGAATTATATCGCAGAGTTCTCGATAGGGCACTGAGGTTTATCATCCTTAGAAGATTTGGCGATTGAACTTCTGCATTTATAATCTTAACAACGAAAAAAGCCTGTTGAGTCTTTCGGCGACATTCGAGGGTTTCGAGACCCAAAAGCTGACACCGATCTGAATATGCTGGAAGATCTTCGGGATGACGCCAAGGCAGGTGTCGCAAGGCGAATCTGACAAACCGCTTCTGTACACGTTCAATCCTCAAAATCCAACTTAGTTGATACGGAGCCCAAACTACAGCAGCATGCTCAGTTATAGATCTGACGAGGGCGCAGTACAGTGATTTCAAGCACAAAGGATTTTTGAATTCACGTGATACTTTGGTGATGAAGCCGAGCTGACGATTTGCTTTGTTGATAACTGAAGAGCGTTGACTGTTGAAAGTAAGCTGCGCATCGAGGATCACGCCAAGATCATTCACTTCAAagacccttttcaaaaattggctgCCGATACTATAGTCATAAGGAATCGGTGTTTTATTCCGATGACAAGTAATCACAGAGCAATTTGAAACACTGACTGTAGGTTTGTTCAGtctacaccattcaccaaaGTGGTTCAGCAGAGATTGGAGGCGAATGCAATCAGCAGTACATTCCACTGGCAGAAACATTTTAAGGTCATCAGCGGAACCAATTTTCGTTCCGTCTTCTAGGCTTGTAATCAAATCGTTCAAAAAGAGCGCAAACAATAATGGCCCCAAATTACTCCCTTGAGGGACGCCAGATCGATTGGTAAAAGGATATGAAATGCTAGTGCCGTACTTGATCCTTATGCAGCGCTCGGTAAGAAAGGATTTCAGCCAAGCAATCATGTTGTCATGAATGCCAAGCTTGGCAAGCTTAGCGAGCAAAATCTTATGGTCAATCGCGTCAAAAGCGGCTTTGATATCTGTATACACCGCATCgacttgttttttattttccaactgATTGAGGCAAAACGACGTGTATTCTATTAGGTTAGTACTCACCGATGCATGAAACCATGCTGTTCAGGTGCGATGTACTGCGATGAAGCGCGTAAAAGGGCTTGaccaacatttattacaaagtGGTCAGACCCTGCAGACAAACTGGTAATACCACGATATTGCTTAACGTCTCGACGATCGCCATTTTTGTACACCGGAAACataaacgaatttttccatttgtCTGGTAATTTTCTTTGCTGGAAAGATCTGTTGTAGATTTTAGCCAGAGGTAAGTAAAGAGCTTCGATGCAGCGACGATAGATAACAGCTGGAATCCCATCAGGACTTTTGACATGCTTCCAGAATGATTTTGGGTTggacttgaggttacgttgtactcgaaaaagataaatttggtaaaaacgCTAACTggcttttttatttataagcaGAGTTCAGCCCCCGATATATGTACATCCTTAGTTTGGGAGGATTTGAGCTTATGGTGATTTCTAAGAGCACATCTCTTCGTCGTCTTCAGTCGAAGCAGTTCTTTCGTAGACCAGGGAGTCCGAAAAATCCCGGAAGACGTTCACTTTGGCACGTGACGGTGGACGTAATTTAAGATATGCGATATGGGATCCGGGTGCAAAAAACAACCATGgttggagcaccacttcaaaTCGGGCATATTGAAGTCACCAATACTGACGAGAATATCGTCTCCGGGGCGCAGAGAGAACTCACTTTGGATATGCAGCAAGAAAAAGATTCCGCAAGGGCGACATCGCGCGTGCGATCAGGGGGCAGGTACAGCACGCATACGTAGAGTTTTCGGTTGCCAAGATCGATGCGGGTCCACACAAGTTCCAAGTCGTGCCGCCAGGAGTCATCGTCAATAAGCAGATCAAGAAAATTGGATTTAACAGCTATTAAAACTCCACCTCCAGTGTTTTTTCTTGCTATAACGGGGACTACGGTCACAACGAAAAACAACGTAATCTTGTCCAAATATCTGACTTGAGATGGTGGTACGgtcgttcagccatgtttccgtgaaAGCGACGACATCGTAGCAGGAACAAGAGCTGGCGAGCAGATAAGAACGACAAAATCCTCCAGACTACGCTAGCTGGAACTGATCAACAGCCGGCCCCTTACTCTTGTATCTACGGATTCAATGGTAGGTGCACTTTGTCCTAATGTCTTCCTGCGAGGTTCAGATCCCAACGAATCGCATGAAGTCATTAAACCTACTAGACTTGTAGAAGCACTTCGGAATGCTTACAAGAGATCGCAGCAGCTAGCCAACGAGTTATGCCAGCGGtggataaaaaaatatgtgccGATAGTCAACCAGCTGTTCAAGTGGTACTCCGAAGCAGAACCTCTTAAGAAAGAAGATCTCGTGTACTTGGCAGACGGAAATCAACGCAAGGCTTGGATAAGAGGAATTATCGAACAGCCGATCATATCCAGTGAAGGACTATGGATTGACTATGAACTCAAAAAGCAACTGAGGTCGAGAAGACTtggccctcgcacgaagtgtaacctgtacatgacaCTCATTAGACCGATTGTTCTCTACGgacacgagacgtggatattgctccaGGAGAACCTGCGTAcattcggagtattcgagcgacgagtgttaagatcaatctttggcggcgtgcagaaAGCctgagtgtggaggcgaaggatgaaccacgagctcgcgtgactctacggcgaactcagtatccagaaggtggtgaaggctggcagGATACGGTGGCcaggacatgttgcgaaaatgccggacgactatcctgcaaaacaggtattcgctacgaatccagtaggaacgagacgagcaggggcgcaacgagttAGATGGTTAGCCAAGTGAAGCGTGACCTGGCGAATGAGGGATgttcgagaaattggagaatggccatggaccgagtgaattttaggaattatattcatcaagttatgtcgtgagacggaatacatACATTGACGTGTTCGTCAAGTATTCGTGCGTACAATGGGCGATGTTAGGGATTGATAGTGTTGAAAAGGTGGGACTTTTGAGCGTGTATTAACTGCGCAACTCGACAGCCCTGTCAGAACCTAAGACGGAGACTGGCGATTTGTGATGAAGTGTAAggtaaaccaaaaataaaataaacaaacaaaaatttggctcgttttttggctcaaaCATAtgaatttgtcaaaaatgtctgtgtaccaatggccgcgcacttctcaatttgaattttaaacagtaaaaagaTACCTGCCCGAacagtttaaaatgttgtttgcTAGAGTCGAGGGTTTAGGATAGCAGTGGGGAAAATTTGGTGTGGCAAATAGATTATTTATAAGCACAATTTGATTCATATTCAGAAGCATTTGTTTAACAACATTtctaacataatttaaaaaattctttacttACAGGTTGGTGATAGTGCTGTCTTCCTGTCCACGGGACGACCCGATCGCCCCTACATCGGCCACATCGAATCCATGTGGGAAACCTCAACCAACAACATGGTTGTTCGCGTCAAGTGGTTCTATCATCCGGAAGAAGCCGAAGGTTGTCCCAACTTGAAATATCCggtaatttaaagtttaaaaaatccaaagtatcagatatttatttcaattttatccattCTAGGGAGCCCTTTTCCAATCACCGCACGAGGACGAGAACGACGTCCAAACGATTTCTCACAAATGCGAGGTGCTACCGTTGAAGGAATACAC
This sequence is a window from Uranotaenia lowii strain MFRU-FL chromosome 3, ASM2978415v1, whole genome shotgun sequence. Protein-coding genes within it:
- the LOC129753543 gene encoding protein winged eye-like isoform X6, producing the protein MSRIFCTPECRKRFERSSPGDEPSPRAPCQEGMLGPSGNGRLMGPGGNLGASSSLSSSIAPLPPPTHRNLWPPTSLASTVGNRSVPFEFHPAANGEVTESLFAAGGYNTPPASSPFLSCSPLELVAKNFHSAAAAGAAAVTFSQATNSSIFVQSQTDFINGTTSVAKKTETCIGRWEHGTLEPLQIQVPPVPTVTNLTIKTENISSGSQVTYNSNNLNNTHSNTTSHKSDGLDQRHHYYQQAQQHEHLQQQQQQQQLQVHQHLHQRQQSFITSNSARTTLLRLSEHCHRSSTVPTDEASSSTLDLVVTPTTSTRTITTASVATPCLPSPVFAPHPVPGSAHNYQQRPLDCGSVIVSPRAQQRPHTTTDHIWNPPLTTNHNRNCPGSMRNSIDSHQPCSVIHIKREPCQVSEVTTSNNFETSTTALTAVVKIEAPSPKATTSCSSSSGLSATTMDHIGITSTQNNAATIPVGIAVARQRLQESSVAPCPQLHQAKDLSRFGLGLAATGNPGDLGCATPSLSQNMFFAGTNSTMIPLSQEAVTMGVTNAAAAAAAAAVQNAVRTPPALWQYPAPLPVEPMLPMPPPVGFQLVRDPSTGQILFLPTTTTIVNPTQLADKIFISCVEPFPQTVVWPTYPQTAAAIQPPHLLLPQIAQTQQLQPPPLAPLQMLGTDYLTTASSTTLHQQQHTQTHHSTRYLALASDNSKRTNVTTINKQSVSTGPANCQPTIPMPIPSHTFIKIEDCSGTSSSTCNNSTQIFHEQEKTIQTATIATSPDIPAQLLFQQGNLIQIAPSAKATLLEQPAMLPALATAAANPMTPPPSTVSASIAPSPLQQEIPNATCLTPPPDQSIQINNSEESVEASANCAAPEVQDANIQTDTPVMSEDDNTVGTDELPHHHDASTSTAAINTADEPRFPENFTQTCQPQVQISPFPAAPMSQEMMCHSMINSSVDSAIERDMSANSSAITTNLNISTISTSTNCDHVEMDQEEHVAAPPPVSLPPAVEAPLALTVNPNCNLRIPKLEMLSPVENPIPSGESDDNTHTTSEQENPVDLSGLELLSRSIEVFQKKASMIKKEPISPQLPPEPVQLLPLPPLVPCETVVRRPSIHESEQLPQQQQPEELPLIPPNVPSPVPETFINSDEPMVGLNLLCALAEQRFQEEGMFKKDSPATNCTLVSTSPTDEKVETADSSPPQLSNASPEMHSRKRKHKHSKDSRKSGKRSRHDKEERRRRKHSSDANDDEIEGELKDSFSRIRAKLEDCNCKDRHEKDHRCCRTNWPSANELFNVMESDMRERLVNITRQCEEKKRELEQMSVVTSVAKVKPLTAMVRIPDIGKSYFGNFGSSSSLLNGASSSVFSSQPPTLTASKLSQIPALSPNFSSSSNSTTFVELPKLSSDTDSSKQEDADSSSIERLSFSKRKGGIPKKHDELALTETIVAKKPKSLVGYILASKNKVSESSVKETVQQKSQSHHIYQQQTLGASSSSKSHKTSKTKTSPIHSSKFESSTSDETSDSSTKPHIKIKSSAFIVEDESSKPSDAAFSIFGGKPSILDKIKTSPNALASALKLSPSQTALTAESKHHHSTKHKKSRSKERKRRNSEKKKIDQRCTLSNEHLNTDKTRVLTAMGGLFYAGCLSAVQPPDIYAVTLDGERGNRPHIMSREEVLRDAILEVAPKTVDEIVPGTRLCAYWSQQYRCLYPGIAAEPTSPDPEKRYVNVEFDDGDNGKIVLEDIRFLMSDYPIVEYDPNPLLSLGKRKRQPSVSEMGTTSTTTSTTVGMATAPVATTSKTIITNSFAMVSERVVDKRVHDEAYREERRRLKKIRKEKLRRLAANSSELTAHKHKKKSKCYDEYCKHRKHKKRRKHKKHHREHDVPSSPDAAAAGSMDDEISQGDSASQTAEPFSPVSIDALSLTEEKCTEKEIFNPSLKEDTMTEEEASSSVTDSSGSYYQPKKSSEKSEKRQSTENNSKIAAFLPARQLWAWCGKGYRRSTGRVKKQFYKSIQRGKETISVGDSAVFLSTGRPDRPYIGHIESMWETSTNNMVVRVKWFYHPEEAEGCPNLKYPGALFQSPHEDENDVQTISHKCEVLPLKEYTEKFGSSPERYRAIYDNNDTYYLAGYYDPTAVSIKMQPDIDILPGDEKWIDMD